One Oryza brachyantha chromosome 3, ObraRS2, whole genome shotgun sequence DNA segment encodes these proteins:
- the LOC102701155 gene encoding 1-aminocyclopropane-1-carboxylate synthase 1, with the protein MVRQVVAEEKPEQLLSKKAGCNSHGQDSSYFLGWQEYEKNPFDAVSNPSGIIQMGLAENQLSFDLLEEWLEKNPDALGLRREGGGASVFRELALFQDYHGLPAFKNALARFMSEQRGYRVVFDPSNIVLTAGATSANEALMFCLADHGDAFLIPTPYYPGFDRDLKWRTGAEIVPVHCTSANGFRVTRAALDDAYRRAQKRRLRVRGVLVTNPSNPLGTAVPRADLEMIVEFIAARGIHLVSDEIYAGTAFAEPGFVSALEVVAERGGAGADDVRDRVHVVYSLSKDLGLPGFRVGAIYSSNAAVVSAATKMSSFGLVSSQTQHLLAALLGDKGFTRSYVAENKRRIKERHDQLVDGLGEIGIACLPSDAGLFCWVDMSHLMRSRSFAGEMDLWKKVVFEVGLNISPGSSCHCREPGWFRVCFANMSAKTLDVAMQRLRSFVESTTGSDAALCGAAAAPLRSISCPLAIKWALRLTPSTADRKAER; encoded by the exons ATGGTGAGGCAGGTCGTCGCCGAGGAGAAGCCGGAGCAGCTGCTCTCCAAGAAGGCCGGGTGCAACAGCCATGGCCAGGACTCGTCCTACTTCCTGGGGTGGCAGGAGTACGAGAAGAACCCCTTCGACGCCGTCTCCAACCCCTCCGGCATCATCCAGATGGGCCTCGCCGAGAACCAG CTGTCGTTCGACCTGCTGGAGGAGTGGCTGGAGAAGAACCCCGACGCCCTGGGGCTCCGGcgagagggcggcggcgcctccgtCTTTCGCGAGCTCGCGCTGTTCCAGGACTACCACGGCCTCCCGGCTTTCAAGAAT GCATTGGCGCGGTTCATGTCAGAGCAGAGGGGTTACAGGGTGGTGTTCGACCCGAGCAACATCGtgctcaccgccggcgccacgtCGGCTAACGAGGCGCTCATGTTCTGCCTCGCTGACCATGGCGATGCCTTCCTCATCCCCACCCCGTACTACCCGGG GTTCGACCGCGACCTCAAGTGGCGCACCGGCGCCGAGATCGTCCCGGTGCACTGCACGAGCGCGAACGGGTTCCGGGTGACGCGCGCCGCGCTGGACGACGCGTACCGCCGCGCGCAGAAGCGGCGGCTGCGCGTCAGGGGCGTGCTCGTCACCAACCCGTCCAACCCGCTCGGCACGGCGGTGCCGCGCGCGGACCTCGAGATGATCGTCGAGTTCATCGCCGCCAGGGGCATCCACCTCGTCAGCGACGAGATATACGCCGGGACGGCGTTCGCCGAGCCGGGCTTCGTCAGCGCCCTGGAGGTCGTggccgagcgcggcggcgccggcgccgacgacgtgcGCGACCGCGTGCACGTCGTGTACAGCCTGTCCAAGGACCTCGGCCTCCCGGGCTTCCGCGTGGGCGCCATCTACTCCTCcaacgccgccgtcgtctccgcGGCGACCAAGATGTCCAGCTTCGGCCTCGTCTCCTCCCAGACGCAGCACCTCCTCGCGGCGCTGCTCGGAGACAAGGGCTTCACCCGGAGCTACGTCGCCGAGAACAAGAGGCGGATCAAGGAGCGGCACGACCAGCTCGTCGACGGCCTCGGGGAGATCGGCATTGCCTGCCTGCCCAGCGACGCCGGCCTCTTCTGCTGGGTGGACATGAGCCACCTTATGCGGAGCCGGTCGTTCGCCGGCGAGATGGATCTGTGGAAGAAGGTCGTCTTCGAGGTCGGCCTCAACATCTCCCCCGGCTCGTCCTGCCACTGCCGCGAGCCCGGCTGGTTCCGCGTCTGCTTCGCCAACATGTCGGCCAAGACCCTCGACGTCGCCATGCAGCGCCTCAGGTCCTTCGTCGAGTCCACcaccggcagcgacgccgCACtctgcggcgccgccgccgcccccctcAGGAGCATCAGCTGCCCACTTGCCATCAAGTGGGCGCTCCGCCTCACCCCGTCCACCGCCGACCGGAAGGCCGAGAGATAA